One region of Ascaphus truei isolate aAscTru1 chromosome 13, aAscTru1.hap1, whole genome shotgun sequence genomic DNA includes:
- the LOC142464860 gene encoding glutathione S-transferase theta-1-like → MSDLALFLDLLSQPCRSVYIFAKVNYIPFQYREVQLFKGEQLSKEFAKVNPLRKVPVLKDGDFTLAESIAILLYLARKYNTPDHWYPSDLQKRARVDEYLSWQHSNTRPHCSKVFLVKLMTPALLGHKASPERLQPILAEFNSTLTQLEEKFLQDKPFLAGDEISLADLVAIVDLMQPLPCGVKFYEDRPKLEAWKQRVEEALGAELFQEAHEGILSAKERQTEPMSPEIKERMAARLIMMK, encoded by the exons ATGTCTGACCTCGCGCTCTTCCTGGACCTCCTGTCCCAACCCTGCCGCTCCGTGTACATCTTCGCAAAGGTCAATTACATCCCGTTCCAGTACCGAGAGGTTCAGCTCTTCAAAG GGGAACAGCTCAGCAAAGAGTTTGCGAAGGTGAATCCTCTACGCAAGGTGCCGGTGCtgaaagatggagactttaccTTGGCTGAGAG CATCGCGATTCTTCTTTATCTAGCACGTAAATATAACACCCCAGATCACTGGTACCCATCTGACCTACAGAAACGTGCCCGTGTGGATGAGTACCTCTCCTGGCAGCACAGCAACACCAGGCCCCATTGCTCCAAGGTCTTCTTGGTCAAG CTCATGACCCCGGCTCTCCTGGGCCACAAAGCTTCCCCAGAAAGACTGCAGCCGATCCTGGCCGAGTTTAACAGCACTCTGACCCAGCTGGAGGAGAAGTTCCTGCAGGACAAACCCTTCCTGGCTGGTGACGAGATCTCTCTGGCAGACCTGGTGGCCATCGTGGACCTTATGCAG CCGTTGCCATGTGGAGTGAAGTTCTATGAGGACAGACCGAAGCTGGAAGCCTGGAAGCAGCGGGTGGAGGAGGCGCTGGGTGCGGAGCTGTTTCAGGAGGCCCATGAAGGCATTCTCTCTGCCAAGGAGAGGCAGACCGAGCCCATGTCTCCGGAGATAAAGGAGCGTATGGCAGCCAGACTGATTATGATGAAATGA